The following are encoded together in the Variovorax sp. PBS-H4 genome:
- a CDS encoding DUF4019 domain-containing protein, giving the protein MKQAFRILLAVVLLGGWLQFAIAQDAEPSDLVRGGLQAIQMIDQNKTGELWDGATPAARKRVSRDDFVNQVAKARTPLGAAQQRTWVAINRQVVAESNQELAGQYVSIEYETRFANKANATVRELVTFQLGDDRVWRFSGYVLR; this is encoded by the coding sequence ATGAAACAAGCGTTCCGAATCCTATTGGCAGTTGTCCTCCTCGGCGGCTGGCTGCAGTTCGCCATCGCGCAGGACGCGGAACCGAGCGACCTGGTCCGTGGCGGCCTGCAAGCGATCCAGATGATCGATCAGAACAAGACCGGCGAACTCTGGGACGGCGCCACGCCAGCCGCCCGCAAGCGCGTGAGCCGCGACGACTTCGTGAACCAGGTCGCCAAGGCACGCACCCCGCTGGGCGCCGCGCAGCAGCGTACCTGGGTTGCCATCAATCGGCAGGTGGTTGCGGAGAGCAACCAGGAACTCGCCGGTCAATACGTGAGCATCGAATACGAGACGCGCTTTGCCAACAAGGCGAACGCCACCGTGCGCGAGCTGGTGACTTTTCAGCTGGGCGATGATCGGGTCTGGCGTTTTTCGGGCTACGTACTGCGCTGA
- a CDS encoding NUDIX hydrolase, which yields MAHRWKPNVTVAAVIEQDGRFLVVEEETSDGLRLNSPAGHLDPGESPVEGCARETLEETAHRFTPAALVGIYMARQHGARGEDTTYLRFAFCGTLGAREPGRALDHGIVRTLWMTAEELRASRERHRSPLLLQCVDDYLAGRRYPLALIHVHPSVNGESEA from the coding sequence ATGGCGCATCGCTGGAAGCCCAACGTCACCGTTGCCGCGGTGATCGAGCAGGACGGCCGCTTCCTCGTGGTCGAGGAAGAGACGAGCGATGGCCTGCGGCTGAACTCGCCTGCAGGCCACCTGGATCCCGGTGAGTCCCCGGTCGAAGGCTGCGCGCGCGAGACGCTGGAAGAAACCGCCCACCGCTTCACCCCGGCCGCACTGGTGGGCATCTACATGGCGCGCCAGCACGGCGCGCGTGGCGAGGACACCACCTATCTGCGCTTCGCCTTCTGCGGCACGCTGGGCGCTCGCGAGCCCGGCCGCGCACTGGACCACGGGATCGTGCGCACCTTGTGGATGACCGCCGAGGAGCTGCGGGCGAGCCGCGAGCGGCATCGCAGCCCGTTGCTGTTGCAATGCGTGGACGACTATCTGGCCGGGCGACGCTATCCGCTGGCGCTCATTCATGTCCACCCCTCGGTGAACGGCGAGAGCGAGGCCTGA
- the mnmA gene encoding tRNA 2-thiouridine(34) synthase MnmA — protein sequence MDKQRIVVGLSGGVDSAVTAHLLKQQGHEVVGIFMKNWEDDDDSEYCSSNIDFVDAASVADVLGIEIEHVNFAADYKDRVFAEFLREYQAGRTPNPDVLCNAEIKFKAFLDHAMRLGAERIATGHYARVRFNAASQRYELLKGLDPAKDQSYFLHRLSQQQLAKAMFPVGELHKTEVRRIADEIGLPNARKKDSTGICFIGERPFREFLNRYISKAPGPIRDERGRRIGEHQGLSFYTLGQRQGLGIGGLKPKGAQRGAGEHAPWFVARKDLETNTLWVVQGHDHPWLLSPALEAEDASWVAGEAPSAGGYAAKSRYRQADAGCTLAEGANGAFHLSFAEPQWAVTPGQSAVLYHGEVCLGGGVISRAG from the coding sequence ATGGACAAGCAGCGCATCGTGGTGGGCCTGAGCGGCGGGGTGGACTCCGCGGTCACGGCGCACCTGCTCAAGCAGCAGGGCCACGAGGTGGTCGGCATCTTCATGAAGAACTGGGAGGACGACGACGACAGCGAATACTGTTCCTCGAACATCGACTTCGTCGACGCCGCCAGCGTGGCTGACGTGCTGGGCATCGAGATCGAGCACGTCAACTTCGCCGCCGACTACAAGGACCGCGTCTTTGCCGAATTCCTGCGCGAGTACCAGGCCGGCCGCACGCCCAACCCGGACGTGCTGTGCAACGCAGAGATCAAGTTCAAGGCGTTCCTCGATCACGCGATGCGCCTGGGCGCGGAAAGGATTGCCACCGGCCACTATGCGCGTGTGCGCTTCAATGCCGCGAGCCAGCGTTACGAGCTGCTGAAGGGCCTCGACCCAGCGAAGGACCAGAGCTATTTCCTGCATCGGCTGAGCCAGCAGCAGCTGGCGAAGGCGATGTTTCCCGTCGGCGAGCTGCACAAGACGGAAGTACGCCGCATCGCCGATGAGATCGGCCTGCCCAATGCCAGGAAGAAGGATTCGACCGGCATCTGCTTCATCGGCGAGCGGCCGTTTCGGGAATTTCTCAACCGCTACATCTCCAAGGCGCCTGGGCCCATCCGCGACGAGCGAGGCCGGCGCATCGGCGAGCACCAGGGCCTGAGCTTCTACACCCTCGGCCAGCGCCAGGGCCTGGGCATCGGCGGCCTCAAGCCCAAGGGGGCGCAGCGGGGCGCCGGCGAGCATGCGCCCTGGTTCGTGGCGCGCAAGGACCTCGAAACCAACACCCTGTGGGTGGTGCAGGGCCACGACCATCCCTGGCTGCTCTCGCCTGCACTGGAGGCCGAGGATGCGAGCTGGGTTGCCGGCGAGGCGCCGTCCGCCGGCGGCTATGCGGCGAAGTCGCGCTACCGGCAAGCCGATGCCGGCTGCACACTGGCCGAGGGCGCCAACGGGGCGTTCCACCTTTCCTTCGCTGAGCCGCAATGGGCGGTAACGCCGGGGCAGTCGGCCGTGCTCTACCACGGCGAGGTTTGCCTGGGCGGCGGCGTCATCTCGCGGGCGGGCTGA
- a CDS encoding WS/DGAT/MGAT family O-acyltransferase, with amino-acid sequence MDHLSGMDASFLHLETPESPMHVGSLHLIDLPPGYDGDFAEDAKKYLSGRLHLAAVFVRKLAMMPFDLANPVWVDDDDLDLDHHIHHVIMPRPGTLAQLERLVGRLHSSLLDRSRPLWEMHIIEGLQTGQVALYSKMHHAAIDGQAGVAVAKALFDISETHAPVKAPRVTRRPDASQLGMAELATAALSNAVQQYVKLIQSIPATAKAIGNVLMPMSEGSGQRKFELPKALRTAPRTPLNVSITNQRSFAARSVPLAEVKQMAKATGTSLNDIVLAICAGALRRYLADYGCKPAKPLIAGVPVSLRSEGNTDLNNQVSVMLVSLATDIADPLKRLAAIHESSSEGKKLTGNVKAAIPTDFPSLGVPSLMSGLASLYGRSGLADKLPPVANVAISNVPGPSFALYFAGAKVASYFPVSISGHGLALNMTVQSYNGALDFGLTACRRAVPDVADLGDYVVAEHKKLFGLIVADAAQAAAVDSAVVPAPDTATVVKAPSKKRAAKSPVAKKKVAAKAARPAMSKAPRKTAVGKRAAALN; translated from the coding sequence ATGGATCACCTCAGCGGCATGGACGCTTCGTTCCTGCACCTCGAGACCCCCGAATCGCCGATGCACGTCGGGAGCCTGCATCTGATCGATCTGCCGCCCGGCTACGACGGCGATTTCGCCGAGGATGCCAAGAAGTACCTGAGCGGGCGCCTGCACCTGGCCGCAGTGTTCGTGCGCAAGCTGGCGATGATGCCCTTCGACCTCGCCAACCCCGTGTGGGTGGACGACGACGACCTGGACCTGGACCACCACATCCACCACGTGATCATGCCGAGGCCCGGTACCCTGGCGCAGCTGGAGCGGCTGGTGGGGCGGCTGCATTCCTCCCTGCTGGACCGCAGCCGTCCGCTGTGGGAGATGCACATCATCGAGGGCCTGCAGACCGGCCAGGTGGCGCTCTACAGCAAGATGCATCATGCCGCGATCGACGGTCAGGCCGGGGTCGCGGTGGCCAAGGCGCTGTTCGACATCTCCGAGACGCACGCGCCGGTGAAGGCGCCGCGCGTGACGCGTCGCCCCGATGCGTCGCAGCTCGGCATGGCCGAACTGGCCACGGCTGCGCTGAGCAATGCGGTGCAGCAATACGTGAAGCTGATCCAGTCGATCCCCGCCACCGCCAAGGCCATCGGCAACGTGCTGATGCCGATGTCGGAGGGGAGCGGCCAGCGCAAGTTCGAGCTGCCCAAAGCCTTGCGCACCGCGCCGCGCACGCCACTCAACGTCTCGATCACCAACCAGCGCTCCTTCGCTGCGCGGTCCGTTCCGCTGGCCGAGGTCAAGCAGATGGCGAAGGCCACCGGCACCAGCCTCAACGACATCGTGCTGGCCATCTGCGCCGGCGCGCTGCGCCGCTATCTGGCCGACTACGGCTGCAAGCCCGCCAAGCCGCTGATCGCGGGTGTGCCGGTGTCGCTGCGCAGCGAAGGCAACACCGACCTCAACAACCAGGTCTCCGTGATGCTGGTGAGCCTGGCCACGGACATTGCCGATCCGCTGAAGCGGCTCGCGGCCATCCATGAATCTTCCAGCGAAGGCAAGAAGCTCACCGGCAATGTCAAGGCGGCGATCCCGACCGACTTTCCCTCGCTCGGTGTGCCCTCGCTGATGTCGGGCCTGGCGTCGCTCTATGGACGCTCAGGGTTGGCGGACAAGCTGCCGCCGGTCGCCAACGTGGCGATCTCCAATGTGCCCGGGCCTTCGTTCGCGCTCTACTTCGCGGGGGCCAAGGTGGCGAGCTACTTCCCGGTTTCGATTTCGGGCCATGGGCTCGCGTTGAACATGACCGTGCAGAGCTACAACGGCGCGCTCGACTTCGGCCTCACGGCTTGCCGGCGCGCGGTGCCGGACGTGGCGGACCTGGGGGACTATGTGGTGGCGGAACACAAGAAGCTGTTCGGATTGATCGTCGCGGACGCTGCGCAGGCTGCGGCGGTTGATTCCGCCGTCGTGCCAGCACCGGACACTGCCACCGTGGTGAAGGCACCTTCGAAGAAGCGTGCTGCAAAGTCGCCGGTGGCGAAAAAGAAAGTCGCAGCAAAAGCCGCGCGCCCTGCGATGTCGAAGGCCCCGCGCAAGACCGCCGTGGGCAAGCGCGCCGCAGCGCTGAACTGA
- a CDS encoding LLM class flavin-dependent oxidoreductase: MVPFSILDLSPITEGSDAAQSFRNSLGLAQHGEKLGYRRYWLAEHHGMPGIASAATAVLLAHIGAGTSTIRIGAGGVMLPNHSPLVIAEQFGTLESLYPGRVDLGLGRAPGSDQRTARALRRDLQSDADQFPQDVVELMDFMSKQPQQAVRAVPGAGLEVPVWILGSSTFGAQLAAHLGLPYAFASHFAPQQLMQAIRIYRDTFKPSRQLAKPYVMLGFNVFAAETDEEAEFRSSSWQQAFVNLRSGRPGQLPPPVANYRARIGPAENALLDSVLSCAAVGSKDTVRAGVKAFIEQTGADELMITSQVFDHEARLKSYEILAGLRD, from the coding sequence ATGGTGCCCTTCTCGATCCTCGACCTTTCTCCCATCACCGAAGGCAGCGACGCCGCGCAGTCCTTCCGGAACTCGCTCGGCCTGGCGCAGCACGGCGAGAAGCTTGGCTACCGGCGCTATTGGCTCGCGGAGCACCACGGCATGCCGGGCATCGCGAGTGCGGCCACGGCCGTGCTGCTGGCCCACATCGGCGCCGGCACCTCCACCATCCGCATCGGCGCCGGCGGCGTGATGCTGCCCAATCACTCGCCGCTGGTGATTGCCGAGCAGTTCGGCACCCTGGAGTCGCTCTACCCCGGCCGTGTCGACCTCGGCCTCGGGCGCGCGCCGGGCTCGGACCAGCGCACTGCGCGTGCTTTGCGGCGCGACCTGCAATCCGACGCCGATCAGTTTCCTCAGGACGTGGTCGAGCTGATGGACTTCATGTCCAAGCAGCCGCAACAGGCGGTGCGCGCTGTGCCCGGCGCGGGCCTCGAGGTGCCCGTGTGGATTCTCGGCTCGAGCACCTTCGGGGCGCAGCTTGCGGCGCACCTGGGCCTGCCCTATGCCTTTGCCTCGCACTTCGCACCGCAGCAGCTCATGCAGGCCATCCGCATCTATCGAGACACCTTCAAGCCCTCCAGGCAGCTGGCCAAGCCCTATGTGATGCTGGGTTTCAACGTGTTCGCGGCAGAGACCGACGAGGAAGCCGAGTTCCGCTCCAGTTCCTGGCAGCAGGCCTTCGTGAATCTGCGCAGCGGCCGGCCGGGACAGCTGCCGCCACCGGTGGCGAACTACCGCGCGCGCATCGGGCCCGCCGAGAACGCCCTGCTCGACTCGGTGCTGTCCTGTGCGGCGGTGGGATCGAAAGACACGGTGCGCGCTGGGGTAAAGGCCTTCATCGAGCAGACGGGCGCCGACGAGCTGATGATCACCTCGCAGGTGTTCGATCATGAAGCGCGCCTGAAGTCCTACGAAATTCTCGCCGGGCTTCGCGATTGA
- a CDS encoding EVE domain-containing protein: protein MSKFWLMKSEPDDCSIDDALAAPDATVPWTGVRGWQARNLMRNEMQVDDGVLFYHSSCPQPGIVGIARVASGTRPDPTQFDPESPYYDPASKPEHPRWLLLDVQALRKTRLLGLPEMRATPELAEMVVLRRGNRLSITPVEPVHWHLIVDRMLA, encoded by the coding sequence ATGTCCAAGTTCTGGTTGATGAAGTCCGAACCCGACGATTGCTCGATCGACGACGCGCTGGCCGCGCCCGATGCCACCGTGCCCTGGACCGGCGTGCGAGGCTGGCAGGCGCGCAACCTCATGCGCAACGAGATGCAGGTCGACGACGGCGTGCTGTTCTACCACTCGAGCTGCCCACAGCCGGGCATCGTGGGCATCGCGCGCGTGGCTTCCGGCACGCGGCCTGATCCGACGCAGTTCGACCCCGAGTCGCCCTACTACGACCCGGCGTCGAAGCCCGAGCATCCGCGCTGGCTGCTGCTGGACGTGCAGGCGCTTCGCAAGACCCGGTTGCTGGGTTTGCCCGAAATGCGCGCGACGCCCGAGCTTGCAGAGATGGTGGTGTTGCGCCGGGGCAATCGCCTCTCGATCACGCCGGTCGAGCCGGTGCATTGGCACTTGATCGTGGACAGGATGCTCGCCTGA